A portion of the Gopherus evgoodei ecotype Sinaloan lineage unplaced genomic scaffold, rGopEvg1_v1.p scaffold_94_arrow_ctg1, whole genome shotgun sequence genome contains these proteins:
- the LOC115644177 gene encoding zinc finger protein OZF-like isoform X2 — translation MQENCENVTSLGDGMVSENEEQTPQQEDAEPVEVYGALSQSSEGIVSMSCEQGKGCEAQHRPEREQGTEPREKEGNCQESHKETTAQQSNLTSKRSHTRPERGENVSSPSAVLRHERIRTGDPPHQCGECGKTFRRNSHLVRHQSVHTGNRPFRCSECGKSFSVSSNLMAHETIHTGSRPFSCSECGKSFNRRANLMTHWRIHVGKKPFMCSECGKSFTDSSNLIRHQRTHTGERPYACCECGKSFPDSSDLIRHQRTHTGERPYACCECGKSFSRSSTLIRHQRIHTGETPYKCHECGKSFSVSSNLITHWRIHTGHRPFTCSDCGKSFTDSSNLTQHQRIHRGENPYSCPECGKSFTQSSALLAHQRIHTGERPYECCECGKTFSVSSALVAHQRLHTGERPFKCSECGKSFSVSSTLIIHQRIHTGERPYRCSECGKSFNQSSHLVRHQSLHGGDKHHKNFV, via the exons atgcaggagaactgcGAGAATGTGACCTCTCTAG gtgatgggatggtgagtgagaatgaggagCAGACCCCTCAGCAGGAAGACGCTGAGCCCGTGGAAGTATATGGGGCGTTATCGCAAAGCTCTGAAGGGATTGTGTCCATGAGTTGTGAGCAGGGAAAAGGTTGTGAGGCTCAGCACAGGCCAGAaagggagcagggaactgagccGAGGGAGAAAGAGGGTAATTGTCAGGAAAGTCACAAGGAAACCACAGCCCAGCAGAGCAACCTCACAAGCAAGAGAAGCCACACGCGCCCTGAGCGGGGAGAAAACGTCAGTAGCCCTTCGGCTGTTCTTCGACACGAGAGAATCCGCACCGGAGATCCACCCCACCAATGTGGCGAGTGCGGGAAGACCTTCCGTCGGAACTCGCACCTTGTTCGCCACCAGAGCGTGCACACGGGAAACCGACCCTTCCGATGCtcggagtgtgggaaaagcttcagcgtGAGCTCCAACCTGATGGCCCATGAGACCATCCACACGGGCAGTCGCCCCTTTTCCTGCTCCgagtgcgggaagagcttcaACCGACGTGCCAACCTGATGACGCACTGGAGAATTCACGTGGGAAAGAAGCCCTTCATGTGCtcggagtgtgggaaaagcttcacggACAGCTCGAACCTCATCCGGCACCAGCGAACCCACACGGGGGAGCGACCCTACGCGTGCtgcgagtgcgggaaaagcttcccGGACAGTTCCGACCTTATCCGGCACCAGCGAACCCACACGGGGGAGCGACCCTACGCGTGCtgcgagtgcgggaaaagcttcagtcggaGCTCCACCCTCATTcggcatcagaggatccacacgggagagacGCCCTATAAGTGCCACgaatgcgggaaaagcttcagcgTGAGTTCCAACCTTATCACGCATTGGCGAATTCACACGGGGCATCGGCCCTTCACCTGCTCCGACTGCGGGAAGAGTTTCACGGACAGCTCCAACCTCACTCAGCATCAGAGAATACACAGGGGGGAGAACCCCTATAGCTGCcccgagtgcgggaaaagcttcactcagagcTCGGCTCTTCTTGCACATCAGCGGATCCACACGGGAGAGCGACCCTACGAATGCtgcgagtgcgggaaaaccttcagcGTGAGCTCAGCCCTCGTCGCGCATCAGAGACTCCACACGGGGGAGAGACCCTTTAAATGTTCTgagtgcgggaagagcttcagcGTGAGCTCAACCCTCATCATACATCAGCGAATCCACACGGGGGAAAGGCCGTATCGATGCtcggagtgtgggaaaagcttcaatcagagctccCACCTGGTTAGGCACCAGAGTCTCCACGGGGGAGATAAGCACCATAAAAACTTTGTCTAA
- the LOC115644177 gene encoding zinc finger protein OZF-like isoform X1 gives MQENCENVTSLAGDGMVSENEEQTPQQEDAEPVEVYGALSQSSEGIVSMSCEQGKGCEAQHRPEREQGTEPREKEGNCQESHKETTAQQSNLTSKRSHTRPERGENVSSPSAVLRHERIRTGDPPHQCGECGKTFRRNSHLVRHQSVHTGNRPFRCSECGKSFSVSSNLMAHETIHTGSRPFSCSECGKSFNRRANLMTHWRIHVGKKPFMCSECGKSFTDSSNLIRHQRTHTGERPYACCECGKSFPDSSDLIRHQRTHTGERPYACCECGKSFSRSSTLIRHQRIHTGETPYKCHECGKSFSVSSNLITHWRIHTGHRPFTCSDCGKSFTDSSNLTQHQRIHRGENPYSCPECGKSFTQSSALLAHQRIHTGERPYECCECGKTFSVSSALVAHQRLHTGERPFKCSECGKSFSVSSTLIIHQRIHTGERPYRCSECGKSFNQSSHLVRHQSLHGGDKHHKNFV, from the exons atgcaggagaactgcGAGAATGTGACCTCTCTAG caggtgatgggatggtgagtgagaatgaggagCAGACCCCTCAGCAGGAAGACGCTGAGCCCGTGGAAGTATATGGGGCGTTATCGCAAAGCTCTGAAGGGATTGTGTCCATGAGTTGTGAGCAGGGAAAAGGTTGTGAGGCTCAGCACAGGCCAGAaagggagcagggaactgagccGAGGGAGAAAGAGGGTAATTGTCAGGAAAGTCACAAGGAAACCACAGCCCAGCAGAGCAACCTCACAAGCAAGAGAAGCCACACGCGCCCTGAGCGGGGAGAAAACGTCAGTAGCCCTTCGGCTGTTCTTCGACACGAGAGAATCCGCACCGGAGATCCACCCCACCAATGTGGCGAGTGCGGGAAGACCTTCCGTCGGAACTCGCACCTTGTTCGCCACCAGAGCGTGCACACGGGAAACCGACCCTTCCGATGCtcggagtgtgggaaaagcttcagcgtGAGCTCCAACCTGATGGCCCATGAGACCATCCACACGGGCAGTCGCCCCTTTTCCTGCTCCgagtgcgggaagagcttcaACCGACGTGCCAACCTGATGACGCACTGGAGAATTCACGTGGGAAAGAAGCCCTTCATGTGCtcggagtgtgggaaaagcttcacggACAGCTCGAACCTCATCCGGCACCAGCGAACCCACACGGGGGAGCGACCCTACGCGTGCtgcgagtgcgggaaaagcttcccGGACAGTTCCGACCTTATCCGGCACCAGCGAACCCACACGGGGGAGCGACCCTACGCGTGCtgcgagtgcgggaaaagcttcagtcggaGCTCCACCCTCATTcggcatcagaggatccacacgggagagacGCCCTATAAGTGCCACgaatgcgggaaaagcttcagcgTGAGTTCCAACCTTATCACGCATTGGCGAATTCACACGGGGCATCGGCCCTTCACCTGCTCCGACTGCGGGAAGAGTTTCACGGACAGCTCCAACCTCACTCAGCATCAGAGAATACACAGGGGGGAGAACCCCTATAGCTGCcccgagtgcgggaaaagcttcactcagagcTCGGCTCTTCTTGCACATCAGCGGATCCACACGGGAGAGCGACCCTACGAATGCtgcgagtgcgggaaaaccttcagcGTGAGCTCAGCCCTCGTCGCGCATCAGAGACTCCACACGGGGGAGAGACCCTTTAAATGTTCTgagtgcgggaagagcttcagcGTGAGCTCAACCCTCATCATACATCAGCGAATCCACACGGGGGAAAGGCCGTATCGATGCtcggagtgtgggaaaagcttcaatcagagctccCACCTGGTTAGGCACCAGAGTCTCCACGGGGGAGATAAGCACCATAAAAACTTTGTCTAA
- the LOC115644177 gene encoding zinc finger protein OZF-like isoform X3 — translation MVSENEEQTPQQEDAEPVEVYGALSQSSEGIVSMSCEQGKGCEAQHRPEREQGTEPREKEGNCQESHKETTAQQSNLTSKRSHTRPERGENVSSPSAVLRHERIRTGDPPHQCGECGKTFRRNSHLVRHQSVHTGNRPFRCSECGKSFSVSSNLMAHETIHTGSRPFSCSECGKSFNRRANLMTHWRIHVGKKPFMCSECGKSFTDSSNLIRHQRTHTGERPYACCECGKSFPDSSDLIRHQRTHTGERPYACCECGKSFSRSSTLIRHQRIHTGETPYKCHECGKSFSVSSNLITHWRIHTGHRPFTCSDCGKSFTDSSNLTQHQRIHRGENPYSCPECGKSFTQSSALLAHQRIHTGERPYECCECGKTFSVSSALVAHQRLHTGERPFKCSECGKSFSVSSTLIIHQRIHTGERPYRCSECGKSFNQSSHLVRHQSLHGGDKHHKNFV, via the coding sequence atggtgagtgagaatgaggagCAGACCCCTCAGCAGGAAGACGCTGAGCCCGTGGAAGTATATGGGGCGTTATCGCAAAGCTCTGAAGGGATTGTGTCCATGAGTTGTGAGCAGGGAAAAGGTTGTGAGGCTCAGCACAGGCCAGAaagggagcagggaactgagccGAGGGAGAAAGAGGGTAATTGTCAGGAAAGTCACAAGGAAACCACAGCCCAGCAGAGCAACCTCACAAGCAAGAGAAGCCACACGCGCCCTGAGCGGGGAGAAAACGTCAGTAGCCCTTCGGCTGTTCTTCGACACGAGAGAATCCGCACCGGAGATCCACCCCACCAATGTGGCGAGTGCGGGAAGACCTTCCGTCGGAACTCGCACCTTGTTCGCCACCAGAGCGTGCACACGGGAAACCGACCCTTCCGATGCtcggagtgtgggaaaagcttcagcgtGAGCTCCAACCTGATGGCCCATGAGACCATCCACACGGGCAGTCGCCCCTTTTCCTGCTCCgagtgcgggaagagcttcaACCGACGTGCCAACCTGATGACGCACTGGAGAATTCACGTGGGAAAGAAGCCCTTCATGTGCtcggagtgtgggaaaagcttcacggACAGCTCGAACCTCATCCGGCACCAGCGAACCCACACGGGGGAGCGACCCTACGCGTGCtgcgagtgcgggaaaagcttcccGGACAGTTCCGACCTTATCCGGCACCAGCGAACCCACACGGGGGAGCGACCCTACGCGTGCtgcgagtgcgggaaaagcttcagtcggaGCTCCACCCTCATTcggcatcagaggatccacacgggagagacGCCCTATAAGTGCCACgaatgcgggaaaagcttcagcgTGAGTTCCAACCTTATCACGCATTGGCGAATTCACACGGGGCATCGGCCCTTCACCTGCTCCGACTGCGGGAAGAGTTTCACGGACAGCTCCAACCTCACTCAGCATCAGAGAATACACAGGGGGGAGAACCCCTATAGCTGCcccgagtgcgggaaaagcttcactcagagcTCGGCTCTTCTTGCACATCAGCGGATCCACACGGGAGAGCGACCCTACGAATGCtgcgagtgcgggaaaaccttcagcGTGAGCTCAGCCCTCGTCGCGCATCAGAGACTCCACACGGGGGAGAGACCCTTTAAATGTTCTgagtgcgggaagagcttcagcGTGAGCTCAACCCTCATCATACATCAGCGAATCCACACGGGGGAAAGGCCGTATCGATGCtcggagtgtgggaaaagcttcaatcagagctccCACCTGGTTAGGCACCAGAGTCTCCACGGGGGAGATAAGCACCATAAAAACTTTGTCTAA